A single Syntrophobacterales bacterium DNA region contains:
- the panB gene encoding 3-methyl-2-oxobutanoate hydroxymethyltransferase: protein MSDKITAPVFREKKGKEKLTMLTAYDYATAAIVDEAGVDSILVGDSLGMVMLGYPNTLPVTVDEMIYHTKAVSRGIKKALLVIDMPFMSYHESIKQAKRNAGRMMKESGADAVKLEGGITMEEVIRAIVDIEIPVMGHIGLTPQSIHRMGGHKVQGKGEEAKRLFEDARAVEEAGAFAVVIEGVPRDLGKEITAMLSIPTIGIGAGPDCDGQVLVIQDLLGMFAGFRPKFVKNYMNLRHDMNTAIKTYIEEVKEGTFPDDARSYH, encoded by the coding sequence ATGAGTGACAAGATCACAGCACCGGTCTTCAGGGAAAAAAAGGGCAAGGAGAAACTTACCATGCTTACGGCATACGACTACGCGACAGCGGCAATCGTGGACGAAGCAGGAGTTGACAGTATCCTCGTGGGAGATTCCCTTGGCATGGTCATGCTCGGATACCCCAATACCCTGCCGGTCACCGTCGACGAGATGATATACCATACAAAGGCCGTATCCAGAGGCATAAAAAAGGCCCTCCTCGTAATTGACATGCCCTTCATGTCGTACCATGAAAGCATCAAGCAGGCAAAGAGGAATGCCGGACGGATGATGAAGGAAAGCGGGGCTGACGCAGTCAAACTCGAAGGCGGTATAACGATGGAGGAAGTGATCAGGGCCATAGTGGATATAGAGATTCCAGTTATGGGACACATAGGCCTTACCCCACAGTCCATACATCGGATGGGGGGGCACAAGGTCCAAGGCAAAGGAGAAGAAGCAAAAAGGCTTTTTGAAGATGCGCGGGCCGTTGAAGAGGCAGGCGCTTTTGCCGTGGTTATTGAGGGTGTGCCAAGAGACTTGGGGAAAGAGATTACGGCGATGTTGTCCATCCCAACCATAGGCATAGGCGCAGGACCCGATTGTGATGGCCAGGTTCTCGTGATCCAGGACCTTTTAGGGATGTTCGCCGGATTCAGGCCTAAGTTCGTAAAGAACTACATGAACCTCCGCCATGATATGAATACTGCAATAAAAACATATATCGAAGAGGTAAAGGAAGGAACGTTCCCGGACGACGCCAGGTCCTATCATTGA
- a CDS encoding radical SAM protein: MLVRFTRNCPWNQCAFCHTYKGKRFEKRKLDEIKRDIDTIRAICDDVTGLSRTRGQDGKITDDLVDHIFSDGSRNECYKSVVAWLYFGGKNVFIQDANSPAMKPEVFIEALKYLKENFPSVERITSYARSRTIAKRLTVDNMKTMREAGLTRLHVGLESGSNLVLEEMNKGATEEEQVSCGKKVKEAGIELSEYVVLGLGGRKCWREHALETANVLKKINPDFIRFRTLKVLKDMPLYDKINRGEFFIPSDEEILLEERLLIENLDNITSTIKSDHVLNLLEDVEGKLPEDKEHMISVIDRFLSMNSEQKLVYRFGRRSGMYRSLDDLRDEFSYYRIRKAIKKMEEKDPGSVEKTLSLLLENYI, translated from the coding sequence TTGCTCGTAAGATTTACAAGGAACTGTCCTTGGAATCAGTGTGCATTCTGCCATACATACAAAGGCAAGCGGTTCGAGAAGAGAAAACTTGATGAGATTAAAAGGGACATAGATACCATACGGGCCATTTGCGATGACGTGACCGGTCTTTCCAGGACACGGGGGCAGGACGGCAAGATTACGGATGACCTCGTTGACCACATTTTTTCCGATGGTAGCCGCAATGAGTGTTACAAAAGCGTGGTTGCCTGGTTGTACTTCGGAGGGAAAAACGTTTTTATACAGGACGCGAACTCCCCGGCTATGAAACCCGAGGTCTTTATTGAGGCCCTTAAATATCTTAAAGAGAACTTTCCTTCCGTCGAGCGGATAACTTCCTATGCCCGGTCGAGAACTATCGCGAAAAGGCTGACTGTCGACAATATGAAGACGATGAGGGAAGCGGGCCTCACGAGGCTTCATGTGGGGCTTGAATCGGGGAGTAACCTTGTTCTCGAAGAGATGAACAAGGGTGCGACAGAGGAAGAACAGGTAAGTTGTGGAAAAAAGGTGAAGGAAGCTGGCATTGAGCTTTCAGAATACGTGGTGCTGGGGCTCGGCGGGCGAAAATGCTGGAGAGAGCATGCGCTCGAAACGGCCAATGTGCTTAAAAAAATTAACCCTGATTTTATCAGGTTCAGGACGTTGAAGGTCCTTAAAGATATGCCCCTCTATGATAAAATAAACAGGGGGGAATTTTTTATTCCCAGCGATGAAGAGATACTTTTGGAAGAGAGACTACTCATCGAAAATCTTGACAACATAACGAGCACCATAAAGAGCGACCATGTTCTCAATCTTCTTGAGGACGTGGAAGGTAAACTTCCAGAAGACAAAGAACATATGATTTCCGTCATTGACCGTTTTCTGTCAATGAACAGCGAGCAGAAGCTCGTATACAGGTTCGGTAGAAGGTCTGGGATGTACAGGAGTCTTGACGACCTCCGGGATGAATTTTCTTACTACAGAATAAGAAAAGCTATCAAAAAAATGGAGGAGAAAGATCCCGGCAGCGTGGAGAAAACTTTGTCCCTTCTCCTTGAAAACTATATCTAA
- a CDS encoding amidohydrolase family protein, with translation MRGRATKKEQLRTLIDVVKGSVTPDVVIRNGRVVNVFTNEIQDGLMIVIKDGIIVSIEEDRDVPFYAGATVIDGEGQYLCPGFIDAHTHIDAVYLFNEFVPYAIRGGTTTVVTETTMIGTSCGMIGLLSYLDSTKGYPLKCYFVAPPLTPPFPKMEGAKGITFKEFSTLLKRDDCLGIGEAYWTKTVEGEERILKQVALALSLGKRIDGHSAGARGKNLTRYLLTGVTSCHESIQMDEVVEKLRFGLYVMIREGFVRQELPELHKIKDLAADKRRAMLVSDSFDAVMLLNDGYLDSIARKAIAHGFSPMEAVKMVTINPADYLGLRHVGAIAPLRHADIVFLKDFEKVSVDRVMADGKIVFAGESFMGEAPRYRFPGHAMNTVQADKVTADDFMVKARGKDSAIRVIQVASPTITREITYKPTVKNGFLEKNLAEDIIPVAVINRNKGKKIGRGFIKGTGIKDGAIATTIIWDSCNILTLGSSEEDLKEVVNRLIDMKGGIAISKHGKIIYELPMPVFGLMSLAGMKEIAEETKKLEEKLKEIGVSFEKPLLAIQTIPFTGLPFLRITDKGLADIRNRKLVSLFLQEDR, from the coding sequence ATGAGGGGTAGGGCCACGAAAAAGGAACAACTCAGGACACTTATTGATGTAGTGAAAGGGTCTGTAACGCCGGATGTGGTTATACGGAACGGCAGAGTTGTCAATGTATTCACGAACGAGATCCAGGATGGTCTCATGATCGTCATAAAGGACGGCATCATTGTTTCTATAGAAGAAGACAGAGATGTGCCGTTTTATGCGGGTGCGACTGTGATTGATGGGGAGGGCCAATATCTCTGCCCAGGGTTCATTGATGCCCACACTCACATTGATGCGGTCTATCTGTTTAATGAGTTCGTTCCTTATGCGATCCGGGGAGGCACCACTACGGTAGTCACCGAGACGACTATGATTGGTACGAGTTGTGGCATGATAGGACTTCTTTCTTATCTCGACAGCACGAAAGGCTATCCACTCAAATGCTACTTTGTAGCACCTCCCCTCACGCCTCCTTTTCCTAAAATGGAGGGAGCCAAGGGGATTACGTTCAAGGAATTTTCTACCCTTCTCAAGAGAGATGATTGTCTCGGCATAGGGGAAGCCTACTGGACGAAGACCGTGGAAGGGGAGGAGAGGATTCTGAAACAGGTGGCCCTCGCACTGTCCTTGGGGAAGAGAATTGACGGCCACTCGGCCGGTGCAAGAGGAAAGAACCTCACCCGGTACCTCCTCACGGGCGTTACGTCATGCCATGAGTCGATTCAAATGGATGAGGTCGTGGAGAAGCTCAGGTTCGGCCTTTATGTCATGATTAGGGAAGGGTTTGTGCGCCAGGAACTCCCCGAGCTTCATAAGATCAAGGATCTCGCTGCGGACAAGCGAAGAGCAATGCTGGTCTCTGATTCTTTTGACGCTGTCATGCTTCTGAATGATGGATATCTCGATTCGATTGCGCGGAAAGCGATAGCCCATGGGTTCAGCCCCATGGAAGCGGTCAAGATGGTCACTATAAACCCTGCCGATTACCTGGGGTTGCGCCATGTGGGTGCCATTGCCCCTTTAAGGCATGCCGATATCGTCTTTCTCAAGGATTTTGAAAAAGTGTCCGTGGACAGGGTAATGGCTGACGGCAAAATAGTCTTTGCTGGCGAGTCTTTTATGGGGGAAGCTCCCCGGTACCGGTTTCCAGGCCATGCGATGAACACCGTTCAGGCTGATAAGGTCACTGCAGACGATTTCATGGTAAAGGCCCGCGGGAAAGATAGTGCTATCAGGGTAATCCAGGTGGCAAGTCCTACCATAACGAGAGAAATAACCTACAAGCCCACAGTGAAAAACGGATTTCTGGAAAAGAACCTTGCCGAAGATATAATCCCCGTGGCGGTTATCAACCGGAACAAAGGAAAGAAGATAGGAAGGGGCTTCATCAAGGGTACCGGTATAAAAGACGGAGCCATTGCCACCACCATCATCTGGGATTCGTGCAACATACTCACGCTGGGGAGCAGCGAAGAAGACTTGAAAGAGGTTGTCAACAGGCTTATTGACATGAAGGGCGGCATTGCGATCTCGAAGCACGGAAAGATCATCTACGAATTACCCATGCCTGTCTTCGGACTTATGTCCCTTGCAGGCATGAAGGAGATTGCAGAAGAGACGAAAAAACTTGAAGAGAAGCTGAAAGAGATCGGCGTGTCCTTCGAAAAGCCGCTTCTCGCTATCCAGACGATCCCTTTCACCGGGCTTCCGTTCCTTCGGATCACGGACAAAGGTCTGGCTGACATAAGAAACAGGAAACTGGTTTCATTATTTTTACAGGAGGACCGCTGA
- the plsY gene encoding glycerol-3-phosphate 1-O-acyltransferase PlsY: protein MVYYPYDMYEAAFVVAAYIVGSIPVGVILSKLRGKDPRNMGSGNIGATNVMRTAGKVAGIITLAGDMAKGFAPTFLALRAGFPVVLVIAIGFAAFVGHLFPVFLRFKGGKGVATALGVYLALTPIAILLSFVVFVLVLLKWRYVSAGSIAGTAVMPLILYSLKADPIYVYLSLAIGSLIILKHLGNIKRLTAGTEHKIGSPK, encoded by the coding sequence TTGGTTTACTATCCTTACGACATGTATGAAGCCGCCTTTGTCGTCGCTGCCTACATCGTCGGTTCAATACCAGTAGGCGTGATCCTCTCAAAGTTAAGAGGAAAGGACCCCAGAAACATGGGAAGCGGGAACATAGGCGCGACCAACGTGATGAGAACCGCAGGGAAAGTGGCAGGCATCATCACACTCGCGGGAGACATGGCAAAAGGCTTCGCCCCAACCTTTCTCGCCCTCCGCGCCGGCTTTCCAGTTGTTCTGGTCATCGCAATCGGCTTTGCTGCCTTTGTGGGCCACCTTTTTCCTGTATTTCTCAGATTCAAGGGCGGCAAGGGCGTTGCCACCGCTCTCGGAGTTTATCTCGCCCTCACTCCTATAGCCATACTCCTCAGTTTCGTTGTCTTCGTTCTTGTGCTCCTGAAATGGCGGTATGTGTCCGCAGGATCCATCGCCGGGACCGCAGTCATGCCTTTGATCCTTTACAGCCTCAAGGCCGACCCCATATATGTATATTTGTCACTCGCCATAGGCTCTCTTATCATCCTGAAGCACTTAGGTAACATAAAAAGGCTTACCGCCGGGACAGAACATAAAATTGGCTCCCCCAAGTAA
- a CDS encoding flavodoxin family protein codes for MKIVGIVGSPRGIKGNTAALLRLVLEGAENRGASTEAVAIEGHEIKPCLGCDVCHVKGVCPQKDSFNEIKKKVMEADGLVLASPNYIFHVSAQLKVFIDRCCGVVHCLEFEGKYGASVVTSGGGDEEPIGDYMNHFMAITGAVPVGSVWATMGQIDGFNFPKTIETQARALGEKLVTAWENRETNPQYDNISSQFRERMKSLMLWRKHEWPYEYAYWKQHKGLSS; via the coding sequence ATGAAAATAGTCGGGATCGTGGGAAGTCCGAGGGGTATCAAAGGAAACACAGCTGCTTTGCTCAGGTTGGTACTTGAAGGGGCGGAGAACCGTGGAGCCTCCACAGAGGCTGTTGCCATAGAGGGACACGAGATAAAACCTTGCCTGGGCTGCGATGTATGCCACGTAAAAGGGGTGTGCCCGCAAAAAGACTCCTTCAACGAAATCAAAAAAAAAGTTATGGAGGCCGACGGCCTTGTCTTGGCGAGCCCTAATTATATATTTCATGTGAGCGCCCAACTGAAAGTCTTTATAGACCGTTGCTGCGGGGTGGTCCATTGTCTGGAGTTTGAGGGGAAATATGGCGCTTCAGTCGTCACCTCCGGAGGAGGGGACGAGGAACCGATTGGGGACTATATGAATCATTTTATGGCGATTACAGGAGCCGTTCCGGTCGGCTCGGTGTGGGCCACGATGGGCCAGATTGACGGGTTTAACTTTCCAAAGACCATAGAAACACAGGCCCGAGCTCTCGGTGAGAAACTGGTGACGGCATGGGAGAACAGAGAGACAAATCCTCAGTATGACAATATATCGTCCCAGTTTAGGGAACGTATGAAGTCATTGATGCTCTGGCGCAAACATGAATGGCCTTACGAATATGCATATTGGAAGCAACACAAGGGATTGTCTAGCTGA
- a CDS encoding acetyl-CoA synthase subunit gamma: protein MSHMLDPGLYALGRPGPKSPVMVTANYKMTFDRLRASLTGMDVWILVLDTNGINVWCAAGKGTFGTDELVNRIKTSELDRVVSHRELILPQLAAPGVAAHEVRKRTGFLVIYGPVDSRDIPLFLKNGLKATSVMREKTFTFFERLVLVPIELVAALKIAAPATVALAVFSFFLSGLSWPVARDFTILAIIAMSASIMAGAIFTPLFLPWLPGRRFSLKGFIAGLIALALMLGFARCDWTTLQVLFLIFSVPAMAAYLAMNFTGCTTFTSLSGVYKEMRWALPLEIAATGAGLAAWTAAVVMGA from the coding sequence ATGAGCCATATGCTGGACCCAGGCCTTTATGCGCTGGGCAGACCTGGTCCCAAATCCCCCGTCATGGTAACAGCAAACTACAAAATGACTTTTGACCGTCTACGAGCCTCTTTGACGGGCATGGATGTCTGGATCTTAGTCCTTGACACCAACGGTATCAACGTCTGGTGCGCTGCGGGCAAAGGCACCTTCGGTACCGATGAACTGGTAAACCGCATCAAAACATCGGAACTGGACCGCGTGGTCTCGCACCGTGAGCTGATTCTTCCCCAACTGGCCGCCCCTGGGGTGGCAGCCCATGAAGTACGAAAACGTACAGGATTTCTGGTAATTTACGGCCCTGTCGACTCACGAGACATTCCCTTATTCTTAAAAAATGGGCTCAAGGCTACATCCGTGATGAGGGAAAAGACTTTCACTTTCTTCGAACGCCTAGTTCTGGTACCAATTGAGCTCGTGGCCGCTTTAAAGATAGCCGCACCGGCAACAGTCGCTCTTGCAGTATTTTCTTTTTTCCTGTCCGGTCTATCGTGGCCCGTTGCCCGAGACTTTACTATTCTTGCTATCATTGCCATGAGTGCTTCCATCATGGCGGGAGCCATTTTTACCCCCCTATTCCTGCCATGGCTTCCAGGTAGGCGGTTCTCTTTGAAGGGGTTTATTGCCGGTCTCATCGCCCTTGCGTTGATGCTCGGTTTTGCGAGATGTGACTGGACCACTCTTCAGGTCCTTTTCCTCATATTTTCTGTTCCCGCAATGGCTGCGTATCTGGCAATGAATTTTACCGGCTGCACTACCTTTACCTCCCTCTCAGGAGTCTATAAGGAAATGCGATGGGCGCTACCCCTTGAGATTGCCGCTACCGGAGCCGGACTTGCCGCCTGGACTGCGGCCGTGGTCATGGGAGCGTGA
- a CDS encoding ATP-dependent helicase translates to MKKYTLHRDVSKKSFLIPYEKELNEEQLKVVLAEPGPILVIAGAGSGKTRVVTYRVARLLEERVSPNNILLLTFTNKAAREMLHRVEHLMKIDTRYIWGGTFHHIGNMILRQHGDKVGFRRNFSILDNEDAKDLIEVVVKESKIDRKARRFPKGSVIKDIISYSLNTMTSVNDAIEVRSPYFIDLIDEITSIQVKYIEKKRAANVMDFDDLLYYWHKLLAEHEDLRESYAMAFSNILVDEYQDTNRIQAEIIDFMGFINRQVMVVGDDAQSIYSFRGADFQNILEFPKKYEEATVFKLVMNYRSTPEILGLANDSISQNRRQFTKELQSVKKSGVVPVVAPSRDVIQQGEFVAQRILELRDEGIPLREIAVLYRAHYHCMELQMELTRRDIPFEIRSGLRFFEQAHIKDVISYLRVVVNPDDEVSWKRMLQIYPKIGKRTAERIFHHVKTSGNPIELLISKKLGEVFRNIQEDIIETWSRLFKDLSWLHTQEAPSDMISAVLEHGYTEYLKYNYPNYEARLEDIGQLINFSTQYHSLETFLSELSLMGGLSGEEIVPAEKDEERVILSTVHQAKGLEWKAVFIIWCAEGRFPNPKAVEEGSVEEERRLFYVASTRAMDELYLCYPLLVFDKQVGHIILKPSRFVAELQSKHYEEWQITDIM, encoded by the coding sequence ATGAAAAAATATACTCTTCACCGGGATGTTTCAAAAAAATCATTCCTAATACCTTACGAAAAGGAACTGAACGAGGAGCAGTTGAAAGTCGTTCTAGCCGAGCCAGGGCCCATCCTCGTGATCGCGGGGGCGGGAAGCGGAAAGACCAGGGTCGTTACATACAGGGTAGCGCGGCTTCTGGAAGAGCGCGTATCTCCGAACAACATCCTACTCCTTACTTTTACGAACAAGGCGGCCCGTGAGATGTTGCACCGGGTCGAGCATCTAATGAAGATAGACACTAGGTATATTTGGGGAGGGACATTTCACCACATCGGGAACATGATCCTGAGGCAGCATGGCGACAAGGTTGGTTTCAGACGTAACTTCTCCATTCTCGACAATGAGGATGCAAAGGATCTCATAGAAGTGGTGGTGAAGGAGTCGAAGATAGACAGGAAGGCCAGAAGATTCCCAAAAGGGAGCGTCATCAAGGATATTATAAGCTACTCCCTCAATACCATGACGAGCGTCAATGACGCCATAGAGGTACGATCCCCGTATTTCATTGATTTAATTGATGAGATAACATCTATCCAGGTAAAATACATAGAGAAGAAGCGGGCGGCAAATGTGATGGATTTTGACGATCTCCTCTATTACTGGCACAAACTACTCGCCGAACATGAGGATCTCCGGGAGTCTTACGCCATGGCTTTTTCAAATATCCTTGTGGATGAATACCAGGATACGAACCGGATACAGGCGGAGATTATAGATTTCATGGGCTTCATCAACAGACAAGTCATGGTGGTGGGTGACGATGCCCAGAGCATTTACTCCTTCCGGGGCGCCGACTTTCAGAACATCCTCGAATTTCCCAAGAAATATGAAGAAGCCACGGTATTTAAGCTTGTGATGAACTACCGAAGTACCCCTGAAATTCTTGGTCTCGCCAATGATTCCATATCCCAGAACAGAAGGCAGTTTACGAAGGAGTTGCAAAGTGTCAAGAAGAGTGGCGTGGTACCGGTTGTGGCGCCGTCCAGGGACGTGATCCAACAGGGGGAATTTGTCGCCCAGAGAATACTGGAACTCCGGGACGAGGGTATTCCTCTGAGGGAGATAGCTGTTCTTTACAGGGCACATTATCACTGCATGGAACTCCAAATGGAGCTTACAAGAAGGGATATACCCTTCGAGATAAGAAGCGGACTTCGCTTCTTCGAGCAAGCCCACATCAAGGATGTGATATCTTATCTCAGGGTCGTCGTCAATCCGGATGACGAAGTATCATGGAAACGGATGTTGCAGATCTACCCGAAGATAGGCAAGCGAACTGCGGAACGAATCTTCCATCATGTGAAGACCTCCGGTAACCCCATAGAGCTTCTTATATCGAAAAAGCTAGGGGAGGTATTCAGGAACATCCAGGAGGATATTATCGAGACGTGGTCGAGACTGTTCAAAGACCTGTCGTGGCTTCACACTCAGGAAGCCCCGTCGGACATGATTTCGGCAGTACTCGAACACGGATATACGGAATATCTGAAATACAACTATCCGAATTATGAGGCGAGGCTTGAAGATATAGGCCAGCTTATAAACTTCTCGACCCAGTACCATTCTCTAGAAACTTTCCTAAGCGAACTCTCCCTTATGGGGGGGTTGAGCGGGGAAGAGATTGTGCCTGCGGAAAAGGATGAAGAAAGAGTCATCCTGAGTACGGTCCACCAGGCGAAGGGACTTGAATGGAAAGCCGTATTCATCATATGGTGTGCGGAAGGAAGGTTTCCCAATCCTAAAGCCGTAGAGGAGGGAAGTGTCGAGGAGGAGCGGAGACTTTTCTATGTGGCGTCGACGCGGGCCATGGATGAACTGTATCTCTGTTATCCCCTCCTGGTGTTTGACAAGCAGGTGGGCCATATTATCCTAAAGCCGTCGAGGTTCGTAGCCGAACTCCAGAGCAAGCATTACGAGGAGTGGCAGATCACGGATATAATGTAA
- the rpmB gene encoding 50S ribosomal protein L28 — protein sequence MARVCEICGKGKQIGYNVSHANNKTKREWLPNLQTVHIVTNGVTKKTRLCTKCIKKGNFKKAV from the coding sequence ATGGCAAGAGTTTGTGAAATATGCGGTAAAGGCAAACAGATCGGATACAATGTGAGCCATGCGAACAACAAGACAAAACGGGAATGGCTCCCTAATCTACAAACAGTACACATAGTAACAAATGGGGTAACAAAAAAGACGAGACTTTGCACAAAGTGCATCAAGAAGGGCAATTTCAAGAAAGCTGTCTGA
- a CDS encoding 4Fe-4S binding protein has translation MEKLLYLRDVVTLSLDPIKCTGCGMCLCVCPRRVFLSSDRRVEIAERDACIECGACQRNCPQGAVTVKVGVGCAASVINGMLRRKRASSAADDDSPTPRCC, from the coding sequence ATGGAGAAATTACTTTATCTGAGGGATGTGGTGACCCTTTCCCTTGATCCGATCAAGTGTACAGGGTGCGGCATGTGTCTCTGTGTGTGTCCTCGCCGAGTATTCCTTTCATCGGATCGCAGGGTCGAAATCGCGGAGCGTGATGCTTGTATTGAGTGCGGAGCATGTCAGCGGAACTGTCCGCAAGGGGCGGTTACAGTCAAGGTGGGGGTGGGATGCGCAGCATCTGTGATCAACGGGATGCTTCGGAGGAAGCGTGCATCCTCGGCTGCAGATGATGACAGTCCGACTCCCAGGTGCTGCTGA
- a CDS encoding nitroreductase, translating to MDLFDAINERRSIRAFKPCPVPRERIEEIINLALMAPSAINLQPWEFTVIMDEERQRLSRMLIKAYKEKRISCSPGNVKSLPETFSRRGVESFQIMNPYLEEMRLTFDQFINEGSCNFYGAPAAMIICLDNAFSKARLVDIGIILGYLTLIAYGFGLGTCPIGLINAYESEIKDHLDIADNKDVVIGMAMGHPDLDSPINKFKIPRERIDGFVRWID from the coding sequence ATGGACCTGTTTGATGCAATCAATGAACGCAGAAGCATACGAGCTTTCAAGCCCTGCCCTGTCCCCAGAGAGAGAATTGAGGAAATCATCAACCTTGCGCTCATGGCACCGTCCGCCATCAACCTCCAGCCCTGGGAGTTCACCGTTATAATGGACGAAGAGAGGCAGCGGCTGAGCCGTATGCTCATCAAAGCATACAAGGAAAAACGAATTTCATGCAGCCCGGGCAATGTGAAGTCCCTCCCGGAAACATTCAGCAGAAGGGGGGTGGAATCATTCCAGATTATGAACCCGTACCTTGAAGAAATGAGGCTCACCTTTGACCAATTCATAAATGAGGGGAGCTGTAACTTCTATGGAGCCCCTGCAGCAATGATTATCTGTCTTGACAATGCCTTTTCGAAGGCCCGCCTGGTGGATATAGGGATAATTCTCGGATACCTGACTCTTATCGCCTATGGTTTCGGGCTAGGGACGTGCCCTATTGGCCTCATCAATGCTTACGAAAGCGAGATAAAAGACCACTTGGATATCGCTGACAATAAGGATGTGGTAATAGGGATGGCCATGGGCCACCCGGACCTTGATAGCCCTATAAACAAGTTCAAGATCCCGAGAGAAAGGATTGACGGGTTTGTGCGATGGATTGACTGA